Proteins from a single region of Flaviflexus salsibiostraticola:
- a CDS encoding holo-ACP synthase, whose translation MIIGVGVDLAEVESFASQLDSPGTVYARAFTGQEQRTARLRAAVSGSPAAHLAARWAAKEAFIKAWSAALIGTPPPISQEDVVWSQIEVVADRWGRPSLTIHEPLARTVAASLEERYGPGSTSWHVSMSHDGGMAMATVIGDFSIGSERDR comes from the coding sequence GTGATCATCGGCGTGGGCGTGGACCTGGCCGAGGTGGAGTCCTTTGCTTCTCAGCTGGACTCCCCCGGCACGGTCTACGCCCGCGCCTTCACCGGCCAGGAGCAGCGCACCGCGAGGCTCAGGGCAGCGGTGTCCGGCTCCCCCGCCGCTCATCTGGCAGCCCGGTGGGCGGCGAAGGAGGCCTTCATCAAGGCCTGGTCCGCCGCCCTCATCGGTACCCCGCCCCCGATCAGCCAGGAGGACGTCGTCTGGTCGCAGATCGAGGTCGTCGCCGACCGGTGGGGCAGGCCCTCGCTCACCATCCATGAGCCGCTCGCCCGCACCGTCGCAGCATCGCTCGAGGAGCGGTACGGGCCGGGGTCGACGTCGTGGCACGTGTCGATGAGCCACGACGGCGGGATGGCGATGGCGACGGTGATCGGCGACTTCAGCATCGGCTCTGAGCGCGATCGCTGA
- a CDS encoding NUDIX hydrolase: MSRFHDLVDRFGDLPIPLSRGARGGRASAVLMALTDEDDTRIVLTRRALTLRFHPGQVAFPGGSLDPGETVVEAALREAHEEVGIEPAKVRVLGELPDMSLAASESLITPILGIIGIDERPRVVDEGEVDSVFLPKLTTLADPEIRYTATIPGSPYEGPAFHLEEAFVWGFTAHLLDGLLKVGGWEQTWNQSKVIEVPGDYRRERSG, translated from the coding sequence ATGAGCCGCTTCCATGACCTCGTCGACAGGTTCGGCGACCTCCCCATTCCGCTCAGCCGGGGCGCCCGGGGCGGTCGGGCCTCGGCGGTGCTCATGGCGCTCACCGACGAGGACGACACGAGGATCGTCCTCACCCGCCGAGCCCTCACCCTGCGCTTCCACCCGGGTCAGGTCGCCTTTCCGGGTGGGAGTCTCGACCCGGGCGAAACTGTCGTTGAGGCCGCCCTGCGGGAGGCCCATGAAGAGGTCGGCATCGAGCCGGCGAAGGTGAGAGTGCTTGGAGAGCTGCCCGACATGTCGCTGGCAGCCTCCGAAAGCCTCATCACCCCCATCCTCGGCATCATCGGCATCGATGAGAGGCCCCGCGTCGTCGACGAGGGCGAGGTCGATTCGGTCTTCCTGCCGAAGCTCACGACGCTTGCCGACCCCGAGATCCGCTACACGGCGACGATCCCCGGCTCACCCTACGAGGGCCCTGCCTTCCACCTCGAGGAGGCGTTCGTCTGGGGCTTCACGGCGCACCTGCTCGACGGCCTGCTCAAGGTCGGCGGCTGGGAGCAGACGTGGAACCAGTCGAAGGTGATCGAGGTGCCCGGCGACTATCGGCGCGAGCGCAGCGGATAG
- a CDS encoding L-lactate dehydrogenase — MSDIATTTKLSIVGAGSVGSSLAYSALLRGSANTVALYDLNTAKVDAEVLDLAHGSQYMSQSQIIGGSDVSCVAGSDIVIITAGARQDPGQSRLDLAGTNVEILSSLLPQLLEQAPNAIYMLVTNPCDVLTTAAMKISGLPRNRVLSSGTVLDTSRLRWLVGREIGLSPRSVHAMMVGEHGDTEFALWSSASIGQAPLIEWEDEDGRRVFDEARLDALEAEVTGSAYRVIQGKGATNYAIGVAGARIVEAILGDQKAVLPVSTLLDGYHGISGVALSVPSVVGRNGVERTLTFPMNEREEAKLTKSAEALLAVQKSLGI, encoded by the coding sequence ATGAGTGACATCGCAACCACCACGAAGCTCTCGATCGTCGGGGCGGGATCTGTCGGATCCTCCCTCGCCTACTCCGCCCTCCTCCGCGGCTCCGCCAATACCGTCGCCCTCTACGACCTCAACACGGCGAAGGTCGATGCGGAGGTCCTCGACCTCGCGCACGGCAGCCAATACATGAGCCAGTCCCAGATCATCGGCGGCAGCGATGTCAGCTGCGTGGCCGGTTCCGACATCGTCATCATCACCGCGGGCGCCCGCCAGGACCCGGGCCAGTCCCGACTCGACCTCGCAGGCACGAACGTCGAGATCCTCTCCTCCCTCCTGCCCCAGCTCCTTGAGCAGGCACCGAATGCGATCTACATGCTCGTCACGAACCCGTGCGACGTCCTGACGACGGCAGCGATGAAGATCTCCGGGCTTCCGCGCAACCGTGTGCTCTCATCCGGCACCGTGCTCGACACATCCCGCCTGCGATGGCTGGTCGGCCGGGAGATCGGCCTCTCGCCCCGCTCCGTCCACGCCATGATGGTGGGTGAGCACGGTGATACCGAGTTCGCCCTCTGGTCGTCGGCGTCGATCGGCCAGGCCCCCCTCATCGAATGGGAGGACGAGGACGGCCGCCGGGTCTTCGACGAGGCGCGGCTCGACGCCCTCGAGGCGGAGGTGACCGGCTCCGCCTACAGGGTCATCCAAGGCAAGGGTGCGACGAACTATGCGATCGGCGTCGCCGGCGCCCGCATCGTCGAGGCGATCCTCGGCGACCAGAAGGCGGTCCTGCCCGTCTCGACCCTGCTCGACGGGTACCACGGCATCTCCGGCGTCGCACTCTCCGTGCCGTCCGTCGTCGGCCGCAACGGCGTCGAACGGACCCTCACGTTCCCCATGAACGAGCGGGAGGAGGCGAAGCTCACCAAGTCCGCCGAGGCGCTGCTCGCCGTCCAGAAGTCACTCGGGATCTAG
- a CDS encoding FAD-dependent oxidoreductase — protein MEFDVAVIGWGKGGKTIAGALARAGKSVAMIERSTDMYGGACINVACIPTKALIHSAEIRPEKSFDPDYFDQSVERRDSLTEAMRGKNYSMLADLETVTIINGTARFTGPHSLLVEAGDEALEVTAETIIIDTGSIPRLPEVAGAELGGRFHTSVTLQHAPLPEHLIIVGGGYIGIEFASMFAQYGSEVTVLDKNPRPLHREDWDVAAEVFDSLADSGVRLVSGATVLRLCQETDCAAVQYLWNDQEQTVRGDAVLIALGRRPNTDGLDLAAAGIETTETGAIKVDERLATSVPGVYAVGDVNGGPQFTYISLDDSRIVLDQLTGSGTRTTADRVAVPSTIFTTPPFSKVGMTVEEARAAGHTVKIAVKKVSDIAAMPRPKIVGDPRGIIKIVVDEATDLILGAALVHVDSQEVINLVALAMRHGVTASELRDTIYIHPSSTEALNEVLASI, from the coding sequence ATGGAATTCGATGTCGCTGTCATTGGCTGGGGGAAGGGCGGCAAGACGATCGCCGGGGCACTCGCGCGAGCGGGGAAGAGCGTCGCCATGATCGAGCGGTCGACGGACATGTACGGCGGGGCCTGCATCAACGTCGCCTGCATCCCCACCAAGGCTCTCATCCACTCCGCTGAGATCCGCCCCGAGAAATCGTTCGACCCGGACTACTTCGACCAGTCCGTCGAGCGGCGGGACTCCCTGACGGAGGCAATGAGGGGCAAGAACTATTCGATGCTGGCGGACCTCGAGACCGTCACCATCATCAACGGCACGGCCCGCTTCACGGGCCCCCACAGCCTCCTCGTCGAGGCGGGCGATGAGGCGCTTGAGGTGACGGCTGAGACGATCATCATCGACACGGGGTCGATCCCGCGCCTGCCGGAGGTTGCCGGCGCCGAGCTGGGCGGCCGGTTCCACACGTCTGTCACCCTGCAGCATGCTCCTCTGCCCGAGCATCTCATCATCGTCGGCGGCGGCTACATCGGCATCGAGTTCGCGTCGATGTTCGCCCAGTATGGGTCGGAGGTGACGGTTCTCGACAAGAACCCGCGCCCCCTCCATAGGGAGGACTGGGACGTGGCGGCCGAGGTGTTCGACTCCCTCGCCGATTCTGGCGTTCGCCTCGTCTCAGGGGCGACGGTGCTGAGGCTCTGCCAGGAGACGGACTGCGCCGCGGTCCAATATCTGTGGAATGACCAGGAGCAGACGGTGCGGGGCGATGCTGTCCTCATCGCCCTCGGTCGCAGGCCGAATACGGACGGGTTGGATCTGGCCGCAGCCGGCATCGAAACGACCGAGACCGGCGCCATCAAGGTCGATGAGCGGCTCGCGACATCCGTACCGGGCGTCTACGCAGTCGGAGACGTCAACGGCGGGCCCCAGTTCACCTACATCTCCCTCGACGACAGCCGCATCGTCCTCGACCAGCTGACCGGATCGGGCACGCGCACGACGGCGGACCGTGTCGCCGTGCCCTCAACGATCTTTACAACACCGCCGTTCTCGAAGGTCGGTATGACGGTCGAGGAGGCCCGAGCCGCGGGCCACACGGTCAAGATCGCAGTCAAGAAGGTCTCCGACATCGCCGCCATGCCACGGCCGAAGATCGTCGGCGACCCCCGCGGGATCATCAAGATCGTCGTCGATGAGGCCACCGACCTCATCCTCGGCGCCGCCCTCGTCCACGTCGATTCCCAGGAGGTCATCAACCTCGTGGCGCTGGCGATGCGGCACGGGGTCACGGCCTCCGAGCTGAGGGACACGATCTACATCCACCCCTCCTCCACGGAGGCTCTCAACGAGGTGCTCGCGTCGATCTGA